GATTATCATTTCGTAAATATATTGTTGTATGTTTATTTCGAAGGTACCATGAGGAACAATCAAAATATCAACAAATTCATCATTGTACTCCTCCCCAAATTTTACAACCAAATTGAATTCATTTTCAATAGTTTGGTTATAAGGCTCGTTAGTGAGGTCGCAATTAATGTTTACCCATCCAGAGATTTTAAAATGCAACTCTAAAAATGTCGATTTTTTTTCAAGCTCAACATCAACTAATACGTTTACATCATTAAAATCCTCATACTCAAAATGCTCAAAGAACGTTTGCTCAATTTTGTAGTCAAAATGATGCTTCCCTATTTTCAACCCAACAAATGGAATTGTAAATTCTTTTAATAGCTTCATTTTCAACATCTATTTTGAGCCTGCAAATATATAAATTTTTATTTACGCCACATGACTTATAAACATTTTTTTGTTTATATCTTTTAATCTATTGATTTTAAAGTTTATTTACTAATTATGAGCACTTAACGTCGCTCCTTTCTTGGCGCTTTTTTGAGTGGGTTTTTGGTTAATTTTTTGTAACTCCTTCTATTTCTAAAAATTTGAATAGCACTAAAAACAGCTTCTTTGAACGAGTTTTCATCAGCCTTGCCTTTTCCTGCAATTTCAAAAGCGGTACCGTGATCTGGAGAGGTCCTTACTTTATTTAAACCCGCAGTAAAATTTACGCCTTGCCCAAACGACAGCGTTTTAAAAGGCACCAAGCCTTGATCGTGGTACGAGGCTATTATGGCATCGAAATTTTTGTAATTGTTGGAACCAAAAAAGCTATCTGCGGCATAGGGGCCAAAAACCAGTTTGCCATCTTCTTTTATTTTTTTTAGTGTTGGCCTTAACACATCATCGTCTTCGCTACCAATTACACCATTATCGCCGGTATGCGGATTAATCCCCAGTACAGCAATTTTAGGTTTTTGTATTTTAAAATCACGTTTTAGCGAATCGTAAACAGTTTCTATTTTTTTCTCGATTAATTCGGGCGTAATATGGTTGGCTATATCCTTAACCGGCACATGGTCTGTTAAGAGCCCTACCCGCAATGTGTCGGTTATCATAAACATTAGGCTTTCCCCCTCCAACTCTTGAGCTAGATAATCGGTGTGTCCCGGGAATTTAAATTTTTCAGATTGGATATTATGCTTATTTATTGGAGCCGTAACCAACACATCGATATCACCATTTTTTAAGGCTTTGGTTGCTTCCTCCAATGATTTTATGGCATATTCGCCTATTTTAAGGTCTTCTTTTCCAAATTCAATATTAACGGGTTCTTTCCAACAATTAAAAACATTTACCTTTCCATGAACCACTTCCGCAAGGTTATTTATACTTTGGAAATTGATTTCGGAATTGAAATGTGATTTTAAAAACGACACCACCTTTATGGAAGCAAAAATCACAGGCGTACAAAAGTCCAACATTCGCGAGTCTTCAAAAGTTTTTAAAACAATTTCGCCCCCAATACCATTTAAATCTCCTATCGATATTCCTACTATTATATTTTCTGCATGCTTCATTTAAAAATGACAACTTTTGTTCGTAGTTTTGAAATTCTTTTTGATTGGCAAATTTAACTAAATAAACAGAGAATAATATGTTTACAGGAATTATTGAAGATATTGGCACAGTTTCAAACTTAAAAACGGAGTTGGATAATCTTCATATATCCATAAAGAGCCTCTTAACTCCTGAATTAAAAATAGACCAAAGTGTAGCGCACAATGGTGTTTGCCTAACCGTTGTTGCTATTAATGGTGATGAATATACAGTAACAGCTATTAAGGAAACTTTAGAAAAAACCAATCTAGCAACATTACAGATTAACGATAAAGTAAATCTGGAGCGCGCTATGAAATTGGGCAACCGTTTGGATGGGCATATCGTACAGGGACATGTTGACCAAACTGCCGTTTGCACTTCGATAAAAGAAGAAAGTGGAAGCTGGGTGTTTACTTTTAGTTACGACACTTCACTTAGCAACATGACTATTGAAAAAGGTTCGATTACTGTTAACGGCACAAGTCTAACTGTTGTAAACTCCAAGCAAGATAGCTTCAGTGTAGCGATAATTCCGTACACTTATGAGCACACAAACTTTAATACTTTTAAAGAAGGAACTATTGTTAATTTAGAATTTGATGTTTTAGGGAAATACGTGGCAAGACTTACAGAACTTAACAAAAATAGTTAATCATTATTTTTATTGAACAGTAACTTTTTAACACCATAAAATAGCGCAAAAACCACACCAAAAAGAACACCGCCATCAATAGGAGTGCCTACCGGAGGAGGAGGAGCGCCAGGTGGCGGAGGCGTTGGCCCAACTTGAGCAGCACATACAATACTTATTAATACAAATAAGATTGAGGCAAATATTCTTTTAATTTGTATTGTCATCTGGGTTACAAATGTATGAAAAAAAGCGATTTTAAAAAATTTTTGTAATTTTTACGCACAAAAATCATCTGTGAAACGTAAAAATACTCGACGAAACACACTTTGTAAGCTTTCAAAAACTAAGAAACAAAACAATTTCATTTCTTTATTTCCAACAAATATATGTATTATTTAATTTAAATTTTACATGAGTTCGTCGTTAATAAGAACTTTATAAAAGTTTTCGTTTGTATAAAAAGCACTTTATTTCATTATATATTTTTGTGTTCTGTACTTTCTTATTTTTAAAATGCAAAACAACAAACTAAAAGTAGTAGAGCTTTTTGCTGGAGTTGGCGGTTTTAGGTTAGGGCTAGAAGTCAACAACTACAAGGTGATTTGGAGCAACCAATGGGAACCTTCAACAAAAACACAACATGCGTCTATGGTTTACGAGGCACGATTTGGCAAAGACAACCACAGTGATGCCGATATCGCCACCGTGGCAACAAAAGATATTCCTGACCATGATGTGTTGGTAGGCGGTTTTCCGTGTCAGGATTATTCCGTGGCCACCACCCTGCATAACTCTAAAGGCTTAAAAGGCAAAAAAGGTGTGCTTTGGTGGTCTATCCACCGAATTTTGGAGGAAAAGAAAAACAGACCCAAATACCTTTTTTTAGAAAACGTAGATCGGCTTTTAAAATCGCCATCAACGCAACGTGGTCGCGATTTCGCTGTAATGCTACAAAGCCTAAACCTGTTAGGATACGCCGTAGAATGGCGCGTTATAAATGCTGCCGATTACGGCATGCCCCAGCGCCGCCGACGCGTATTTTTTATTGGTTACCATAAAACATCGCCCATTTATAAACGTATCGAAAACACCAACAAAATAAACTGGCTTATTGAAGACGGCACCATAGCCAAAGCGTTTCCTGTTGAAAAAAATAATTCAATACAAGAAATTGAACTAAAAGGTAATTTGGTTGACATCACCAATAACTTTAATAAAAATGGCAAACTATCACCTTTTCAAAATTCCGGCCTTTTAATTAACGATAAAGTTTATACCACAAAAACCACCCCTTCTTACGAAGGAAAAAAAACGGTTTTGGCCGATGTTTTACAAAATGGCGAAGTTACCCCCGAGTTTTTTTTAAGCGAAACCGACAAACCTAAATGGGAATACCTAAAAGGTGCCAAAAAAGAAAAGCGAAAAACCAAAGCGGGATTTGAATACAATTATAGTGAAGGCGCCATGATTTACCCAGACCCCTTAGACAATGCCTCACGTACCATAATTACAGGCGAGGGCGGCAAATCGCCCTCGCGTTTTAAACATGTTGTGGCCACGAAAAGCGGCCTTAGACGGTTAACGCCCGTAGAACTGGAGCGACTCAATATGTTCCCCGATAACCACACCAAACTCGAAGGCATTACCGATACCAAACGAGCCTTTTTTATGGGCAACGCACTCGTTGTGGGCGTGGTTGAAAAAATAGGTAAGGCGCTTTACAACCAAGTAACCAAAGCATATAAATAGTGTCTAATTTTAAATTCGACTTAGAACAAGAGCACATTCTGAATACTTATTTAGACGACGTTTATGAATCGAAAAAATTAAAATTTTCACGCATTACAGATTTTAACAAGCAACATCAAGGCATCGACATTATATTTCATCACAACTCGAACGATTACTTTATTGATGAAAAAGCCCAATTGCATTATCTTAACCAAGATTTACCCACATTTACATTCGAACTATCATACCTTAATAAAAACCACGAAATTAAAGAAGGGTGGCTGTTGGACACGTCTAAAAAGACACATTATTACTTTTTAATTACCGCCATTATTTTAAAAACAGGTAAAACAAAGCTGACTGACCGCAACGATATTAAATCAGTAAAAATTACCAGTGTTAACCGAAGCAAATTGATTGGACACCTGAAACATCATGGCTTAACGCGGCATGAGCTTGAAGCGTACGATTACAGCATAAGGCACGCCCAATCTTTTGGAAAAAACACCATTCCAGAATTGGATAAAAAATCGGCCGGAATAATTTATTACACAAAACACCTCAACGAACAACCTATGAACTTACAACTCCGCCTTCAATATTTAATCGATTGCCGTATTGCCAAAGCATTCCATGGGTTTTAGTGGTTCTTTTAAATCATCAAAAGCCACCTTAATATTGAAAAAAACCTGTATTTCGCGCCATTTCATTTGTGTATTATAGATTTTTTCACCACTTTGAACCAAAAGTGTATCCATGAGTAAAATAGTCTGTTTTGGTGAAATTTTATGGGATGTATTTCCTGAGCATAGAAATATTGGCGGAGCCCCATTAAACGTTGCAAGTAGATTGAGCGCATTTGGCCACGACATATCGATGGTTAGCGCCATAGGCGCAGATGTTTGGGGAGAGAAATTATTACAATATCTCAATGAAAACAACATAAATACAGATAACATTCAAGTGCTTTACAAGTATAAAACCGGTAAAGTTAAAGTAAAGCTGAGCGAAAAAGGCTCGGCAACCTACGATATAAAACAACCCCGAGCTTGGGATAAAATACTGTTAACAGACGAAGCACAAAACATAGTTAAAAATGCTGATGCCTTTGTTTTTGGGAGTTTAGCAGCGCGAGATGAAACATCCAGAGAAACGCTGTACAGCTTAATAGAATTGGCTAAATACAAAATTTTCGACCTTAATTTAAGGCCTCCGCATTACACCAGAGATGTGCTTTTTCATTTAATGGATAATGCCGATTTTATTAAGTTTAATGATGACGAACTTTACGAGGTTAGCCAGCTTATGGGCTCAAAATACAAATCTTTGGAACAAAACCTCTATTTAATAGCCGAAAAAACCAATACCAAGCATATTTGTGTTACCAAAGGCGAACACGGCGCCGTTTTATTGTACAACGGCAAACTTTATTACAATAGCGGCTACATTACTAAAGTTGTAGACACTGTTGGGGCTGGCGACTCGTTTTTAGGGTCGTTAATTAGTCAACTTTTAAATGAAACCACCCCTCAGAAAGCTATCGATTTTGCCTGTGCGGTTGGTGCTTTGGTAGCCGGAAACGAAGGAGCCAATCCCAAGATCTCGGATGAAGCAATTACGAGGTTTATGGAGCCTTGATTCTAAATGGATATTTAAATAAGTTATTACATTTGAGAAATGAAACAACTTTCGGTATCATTCCTCTTTTTTACGATGTTCAATTTTGGGTTCTGCACAAATATCAACTTGACAAAACAACAAATTGATAGCACATCATACTACTCAAATTTAGCCAATAACCCCAAAACTAGTACAAGTTTAGTTCAATCTTATGTCTTTTTTAATAAAGCTTTCGAAAAAAATATTCGTTCAAAGGATACTATTTCGGCAATTAACAGTCTAAGACAATTATCAATAATACAATTTGGCCTTGGAGACTATTATGGTAGTGAAACGAGTGCCGTTGAAGCGTTGAAACTATTAAGTAGTATTTCAGATAAAAAAATTTTATCACAAAGCAAAGTAGGGCTCTACAATCAACTTGGAAGAATATATAATATGTTGATGGAATACAATGAAGCCATCAAATATTACAAAAAAGCGTTAAAACACACCACTAACCAAGGCTATATCAATATTATTAGAAATAATATAGGTTTAATTTATTTAGACCAATCAAATTACACTAGAGCTGAAAGCGAATTTTTAGAAGTTTATAAAAATAGTATCCCGCTTAAAGACAAAAAACAAACTGCTCGGGCTTTAGATAATTTAGGGCTTGCCCAGCTCAAACTAAACAAGCAAGAAGCGCTGCACAATTTACAGGATGCCTTGCAAATAAGGCTAAAAATTGACGACTCGAAAGGCCTTTATTCAAGCTATAAAAACCTATCGACCTACTTCAAGGCAAAAGACGACAAGAACACTGCTAACCATTATGCAAAAAAAGCCTATGAGGCTGCAAAAAAACTAAATAGCCCATCGTTTGTAGAAGATGCCCTTTCAAATTGGATAACTTTAAATCCAACCGCCATGGTGTTGGAGTACCAAAAGTTAAAGGATAGTATTGATAAAGCAAAACCTCAAAGACTTCTTGATATAAATAATGATCTACAAGCAAAATTTATTGCTGTCACAGGCAACACTGTTGCTGATTTTAAAGAAAATGCAAAAAAACTATTCGTTAATTCAGGTTTTACAAGTTGGTTTTCAAAAGATGAAAATACAGGAGAAAAGTGGAATTATCGATTAGCCCGATTGTTAGATAAACACACTTGTACATATTGTAATAGAGAGTATATTTTTGTT
This genomic stretch from Flavobacteriaceae bacterium GSB9 harbors:
- a CDS encoding DUF177 domain-containing protein: MKLLKEFTIPFVGLKIGKHHFDYKIEQTFFEHFEYEDFNDVNVLVDVELEKKSTFLELHFKISGWVNINCDLTNEPYNQTIENEFNLVVKFGEEYNDEFVDILIVPHGTFEINIQQYIYEMIILAVPLKRTHPGIEDGSLDSDILKRLEELRPKQKEEKEEEEEIDPRWNKLKKLLTDK
- the pdxA gene encoding 4-hydroxythreonine-4-phosphate dehydrogenase PdxA; this translates as MKHAENIIVGISIGDLNGIGGEIVLKTFEDSRMLDFCTPVIFASIKVVSFLKSHFNSEINFQSINNLAEVVHGKVNVFNCWKEPVNIEFGKEDLKIGEYAIKSLEEATKALKNGDIDVLVTAPINKHNIQSEKFKFPGHTDYLAQELEGESLMFMITDTLRVGLLTDHVPVKDIANHITPELIEKKIETVYDSLKRDFKIQKPKIAVLGINPHTGDNGVIGSEDDDVLRPTLKKIKEDGKLVFGPYAADSFFGSNNYKNFDAIIASYHDQGLVPFKTLSFGQGVNFTAGLNKVRTSPDHGTAFEIAGKGKADENSFKEAVFSAIQIFRNRRSYKKLTKNPLKKAPRKERR
- a CDS encoding riboflavin synthase, with product MFTGIIEDIGTVSNLKTELDNLHISIKSLLTPELKIDQSVAHNGVCLTVVAINGDEYTVTAIKETLEKTNLATLQINDKVNLERAMKLGNRLDGHIVQGHVDQTAVCTSIKEESGSWVFTFSYDTSLSNMTIEKGSITVNGTSLTVVNSKQDSFSVAIIPYTYEHTNFNTFKEGTIVNLEFDVLGKYVARLTELNKNS
- the dcm gene encoding DNA (cytosine-5-)-methyltransferase, producing the protein MQNNKLKVVELFAGVGGFRLGLEVNNYKVIWSNQWEPSTKTQHASMVYEARFGKDNHSDADIATVATKDIPDHDVLVGGFPCQDYSVATTLHNSKGLKGKKGVLWWSIHRILEEKKNRPKYLFLENVDRLLKSPSTQRGRDFAVMLQSLNLLGYAVEWRVINAADYGMPQRRRRVFFIGYHKTSPIYKRIENTNKINWLIEDGTIAKAFPVEKNNSIQEIELKGNLVDITNNFNKNGKLSPFQNSGLLINDKVYTTKTTPSYEGKKTVLADVLQNGEVTPEFFLSETDKPKWEYLKGAKKEKRKTKAGFEYNYSEGAMIYPDPLDNASRTIITGEGGKSPSRFKHVVATKSGLRRLTPVELERLNMFPDNHTKLEGITDTKRAFFMGNALVVGVVEKIGKALYNQVTKAYK
- a CDS encoding carbohydrate kinase, whose product is MSKIVCFGEILWDVFPEHRNIGGAPLNVASRLSAFGHDISMVSAIGADVWGEKLLQYLNENNINTDNIQVLYKYKTGKVKVKLSEKGSATYDIKQPRAWDKILLTDEAQNIVKNADAFVFGSLAARDETSRETLYSLIELAKYKIFDLNLRPPHYTRDVLFHLMDNADFIKFNDDELYEVSQLMGSKYKSLEQNLYLIAEKTNTKHICVTKGEHGAVLLYNGKLYYNSGYITKVVDTVGAGDSFLGSLISQLLNETTPQKAIDFACAVGALVAGNEGANPKISDEAITRFMEP
- a CDS encoding tetratricopeptide repeat protein, producing the protein MTKQQIDSTSYYSNLANNPKTSTSLVQSYVFFNKAFEKNIRSKDTISAINSLRQLSIIQFGLGDYYGSETSAVEALKLLSSISDKKILSQSKVGLYNQLGRIYNMLMEYNEAIKYYKKALKHTTNQGYINIIRNNIGLIYLDQSNYTRAESEFLEVYKNSIPLKDKKQTARALDNLGLAQLKLNKQEALHNLQDALQIRLKIDDSKGLYSSYKNLSTYFKAKDDKNTANHYAKKAYEAAKKLNSPSFVEDALSNWITLNPTAMVLEYQKLKDSIDKAKPQRLLDINNDLQAKFIAVTGNTVADFKENAKKLFVNSGFTSWFSKDENTGEKWNYRLARLLDKHTCTYCNREYIFVYRNPSGSGKSMVPQFDHWFAKTDFPLLGISFYNLIPSCSTCNTIKSSTELNLKDHLHPYLDSNISSTYNFSYSPISISENKIVFKNSSLFNTKGIDTVRALNLPLIYRGHSSKELQDLIDLRFKYSDNYLNILLEKTFGHLDVPKEEIYRLIFGIELEEDKYHKRVFSKFKNDIIKELLSIKN